A single genomic interval of Mycolicibacterium sp. MU0053 harbors:
- a CDS encoding iron ABC transporter substrate-binding protein, producing the protein MAISRSTFAAGFAAIAMLAMSACGGGTESEPAATETTTGATEAEEQKVVVYSGRSEDLVAPLLEQFTSDTGIDVEVRYAGSGELAAQLITEGDQSPADVFFSQDAGALGAVSNAGLFAPIAADTLAAVPTEYSAADGTWVGVSGRARVIVYNPELAPTPPDTIDGLLAPEWKGQIGFAPSNASWQSFVTALRVLRGEDGAAEWLRAFKAQDPRPYEGNGAVRDAVDSGQVALGLVNHYYLYELIESKGADNVVAQNQFMAPADPGGLVNVAGVGVLKSAPNPDAAQEFAAYLVGESAQKFFATETAEYPLIAGVEPGSEMPPLADLDPPAVDLSSLDDLEATQQLLVETGLLTN; encoded by the coding sequence TCGCGGCGATCGCGATGCTCGCGATGAGCGCCTGCGGCGGCGGAACGGAATCGGAGCCCGCGGCGACCGAGACCACCACCGGCGCCACCGAGGCCGAAGAGCAGAAGGTCGTCGTCTATTCGGGTCGCAGCGAGGACCTGGTCGCGCCGCTGCTCGAGCAGTTCACCAGCGATACCGGCATCGACGTCGAGGTGCGCTATGCGGGCTCGGGCGAGTTGGCCGCGCAGCTGATCACCGAGGGCGATCAGTCCCCGGCCGATGTGTTCTTCTCGCAGGACGCCGGCGCGTTGGGTGCGGTGTCCAACGCCGGGCTGTTCGCGCCGATCGCGGCCGACACGCTGGCCGCGGTGCCCACCGAGTACTCCGCGGCCGACGGCACCTGGGTCGGGGTGTCCGGGCGCGCCCGGGTGATCGTCTACAACCCGGAATTGGCGCCGACTCCGCCCGACACCATCGACGGCCTGCTGGCACCGGAGTGGAAGGGGCAGATCGGCTTCGCCCCCAGCAACGCATCGTGGCAGTCGTTCGTCACCGCCCTGCGCGTGCTGCGCGGCGAGGACGGCGCCGCCGAGTGGCTGCGCGCGTTCAAGGCGCAGGATCCGCGGCCCTACGAGGGCAACGGTGCGGTGCGCGACGCGGTGGACTCCGGTCAGGTCGCGCTCGGGCTGGTCAACCACTACTACCTGTACGAGCTGATCGAGAGCAAGGGCGCCGACAACGTGGTGGCCCAGAACCAGTTCATGGCCCCGGCCGATCCCGGCGGTCTGGTCAACGTGGCCGGTGTGGGGGTGCTGAAGTCCGCCCCGAATCCCGATGCCGCGCAAGAGTTTGCGGCCTATCTGGTGGGGGAGTCCGCGCAGAAGTTCTTTGCCACCGAGACCGCGGAGTACCCGCTGATCGCCGGGGTGGAGCCGGGCAGTGAGATGCCGCCGCTGGCGGATCTGGACCCGCCGGCCGTGGACCTCTCGTCGCTCGATGACCTCGAAGCCACTCAGCAGCTGCTGGTGGAGACCGGTCTGCTGACAAACTGA